One genomic segment of Acinetobacter sp. C26M includes these proteins:
- a CDS encoding DUF2058 domain-containing protein, translated as MVKNALQAQLLKAGLVDNKKAKKLTKQAQHEQRTGQNDDVALKAEIDRAKREKLAKDQALNLEKQNVLEEKALKASIIQMIKHHKVKDIDGDVIYQFIDEGKIKKVYLSQQVYNALVSGSLVIAKDQDNYAYLPKALAEKIDQKMQGFILVNNNTEKNDQTTDEEDPYAAYVIPDDLMW; from the coding sequence ATGGTTAAAAATGCATTGCAAGCTCAACTACTAAAAGCGGGTTTGGTCGATAATAAAAAAGCAAAGAAATTAACCAAGCAAGCACAACATGAGCAACGTACTGGACAAAATGATGATGTGGCATTGAAAGCTGAAATTGATCGCGCCAAGCGAGAAAAGTTAGCCAAAGACCAAGCATTAAATTTAGAAAAGCAGAACGTATTAGAAGAAAAAGCCTTAAAAGCATCTATCATCCAAATGATCAAGCATCACAAAGTTAAAGATATAGATGGTGATGTAATCTATCAATTTATTGATGAAGGTAAAATCAAAAAAGTCTATCTTTCACAACAAGTTTATAATGCACTTGTTTCTGGTTCACTTGTGATTGCCAAAGACCAAGACAACTATGCTTACTTACCTAAAGCACTTGCAGAAAAAATTGATCAGAAAATGCAAGGTTTTATCTTGGTGAATAACAATACCGAGAAAAATGATCAAACCACTGATGAGGAAGATCCATATGCAGCATATGTGATTCCTGATGATCTCATGTGGTAA
- a CDS encoding mechanosensitive ion channel domain-containing protein, translating to MDYLKYMRSELSHYPWLETAVALTILILFAVLANFIAKRIIVRGIRHLITKFKSPNQSIFAQHSVTRRFANIVPAIVIMNGISTIPHLPEKFISFVQMGAQAFIFLTLALTVSEALNIFNLIYQRNPKSRNKPIKGYLQLVKLILFVVCGLMILGTFLKKDVFTLLAGFGAMAAVLMLVFQNTILSLVASVQIASYDMVRIGDWIEMPSLNADGDVIDMSLHTVTVQNFDKTFTTIPTNKLVTDTFRNWRGMSQSGCRRIKRSLFLDQSSVHFMSDEEQQKLKDFLLLDQYLDVKKSEIEEFNNHLSNQSQYNQRRLTNLGTFRAYVEFYLRQHQGIAQNQTILVRQMQPTSEGLPLEIYAFTNTIAWASYEAIQSDIFDHLIAIIPEFGLRIYQAPSGHDFQALTAEQTNKA from the coding sequence TTGGATTATTTAAAGTATATGCGTAGCGAGTTAAGCCATTACCCATGGCTAGAAACAGCGGTTGCATTAACAATTTTGATTTTGTTTGCAGTGCTTGCAAACTTTATTGCTAAAAGAATTATTGTTCGTGGTATTCGCCATTTAATTACAAAATTTAAATCCCCAAATCAATCAATTTTCGCACAGCATAGTGTGACACGGCGTTTTGCAAATATCGTTCCTGCAATTGTGATAATGAATGGTATTAGTACGATTCCACATTTACCAGAGAAATTCATTAGCTTTGTACAAATGGGTGCTCAGGCTTTCATATTCCTGACGCTTGCACTCACTGTGAGCGAAGCACTGAATATTTTTAACTTAATCTATCAGCGCAACCCCAAATCAAGAAACAAGCCAATTAAAGGCTATTTACAGCTTGTTAAACTGATCTTATTTGTCGTCTGTGGCTTGATGATTCTAGGTACTTTCCTGAAAAAAGATGTGTTTACTTTACTTGCAGGCTTCGGTGCTATGGCTGCAGTATTGATGTTGGTATTCCAGAACACGATTCTTTCTTTAGTTGCCAGTGTGCAAATTGCTTCTTATGACATGGTTCGTATTGGTGATTGGATCGAAATGCCCTCGTTAAATGCGGATGGTGATGTCATTGATATGTCATTACATACCGTGACTGTACAGAATTTTGATAAGACTTTTACCACAATCCCAACCAACAAACTGGTCACTGATACCTTTAGAAACTGGCGTGGTATGAGCCAATCTGGCTGCCGTCGCATTAAACGTTCACTGTTCCTCGATCAAAGCAGTGTTCACTTCATGAGTGATGAAGAACAGCAAAAGTTAAAAGACTTCTTGCTATTAGATCAATACCTCGATGTTAAAAAATCAGAAATTGAAGAGTTCAATAATCACTTGAGTAACCAGTCTCAATATAATCAACGTCGTTTAACCAATCTTGGGACATTCCGGGCTTATGTTGAGTTCTATTTACGTCAGCATCAAGGAATTGCCCAAAACCAAACAATCTTGGTACGTCAAATGCAACCCACTAGCGAAGGCTTACCTTTAGAGATCTATGCCTTTACCAATACCATTGCGTGGGCTTCATATGAGGCTATTCAATCTGATATTTTCGATCATTTGATTGCCATTATTCCTGAATTCGGCTTAAGAATTTATCAGGCGCCATCAGGTCATGATTTTCAAGCACTCACTGCTGAACAAACCAATAAAGCCTAA
- the lptA gene encoding lipopolysaccharide transport periplasmic protein LptA → MIKKCFSIISILMCSTPVFAMESDFQQSIYIEAENTHYSPNQSTFTASNIQIKQGTIDIQATKAIGTLRNGQPYQLTLTGSPVKFQQKVSEAKGMAYGKANRVEYTTTATEIVLKGNASMILDGSSISGDTLRYNLTIGDIEAQGTSNKRVQIIIPPQKKVEMKPLTRSR, encoded by the coding sequence ATGATAAAGAAATGTTTTTCGATTATCTCGATTTTGATGTGCAGTACACCAGTTTTCGCAATGGAATCTGACTTCCAACAATCCATTTATATAGAAGCTGAAAATACGCACTATAGCCCAAACCAGAGTACTTTTACTGCTTCTAATATCCAAATCAAACAAGGTACGATCGATATTCAAGCTACGAAAGCGATCGGAACATTACGAAATGGGCAGCCTTATCAACTTACGCTTACAGGAAGTCCAGTCAAGTTTCAGCAGAAAGTAAGCGAAGCAAAAGGCATGGCCTATGGTAAAGCCAATCGTGTCGAGTACACCACCACAGCAACAGAGATCGTATTAAAAGGCAATGCATCGATGATCTTGGATGGTTCAAGTATCTCAGGTGACACCTTGAGATATAATTTGACAATAGGTGATATTGAAGCTCAAGGTACATCTAACAAACGTGTTCAAATTATTATTCCACCTCAGAAGAAGGTTGAAATGAAACCATTAACGAGAAGTCGGTAG
- a CDS encoding phage capsid protein, producing MTHNFEYKQKNLKTSPTLNVGTSIIDRFSPKYWRIDGPQTMSFAITNYANGFEASFRSRTTSDLAGVIWDSYDAKDHKFLAYETKYDYTGVVWDFDIELSPSMPVLNNPTLTPTLTVQYKANGVDKVAYIVLFNYASQPASRSAHIHINWNTVKAGFSATDTIPVTNIQRISFSGFSSSYNGNSTQPLAQAEDGYIRVTNSVTTGPNAKLTLKRVSVPQHNYGMCTSYDDHYDLNPQRLVDNMQALGYHGLINHYCGMSKYPEMSWKSDINKWQIPDTLLTNQAVVNPCTRKWHERFSQALQSAGMQPVFGVSFEMYSLGANEFWAQRDWNSNLGRTGYEPPSYFFSPCDQHALAYLHKAFIEFADTMVVGGCPVNMQIGEPWWWYNQGTDLPCVYDYPTKLAFNADTGLYAPDLGTIYDAMHKTGTPYDQFKAWLRNKLGQTCRDIRTVVKTKYPNAKVCPLIFFPTIRTPIETLATDINFPSEHYTYPNFDYIMTEAYDWILEAHLDLAHQAVAEIPSQDLNYPADKVAYLAGFVPDSSIAHLYGFDKTKSYRTPIWQRVFGDMQNNNSLGLMKQLIWAYPQVMQDSVTIDIGKAPNGFFVENTLYAPVNDNTPYPPEIYL from the coding sequence ATGACACATAATTTTGAATATAAACAAAAAAATTTAAAAACATCTCCCACTTTGAACGTTGGTACTTCGATTATTGATCGGTTTAGCCCGAAATACTGGCGTATTGATGGTCCACAGACGATGTCTTTTGCGATTACCAATTACGCAAATGGTTTTGAAGCGTCGTTTCGTTCACGAACAACATCAGATTTAGCTGGAGTTATTTGGGATTCTTACGATGCAAAAGACCATAAGTTTCTCGCATATGAAACTAAATACGATTACACCGGTGTGGTCTGGGATTTTGACATTGAATTATCTCCATCGATGCCCGTGTTAAACAATCCAACCTTAACACCAACACTCACAGTTCAATACAAAGCCAATGGTGTAGATAAAGTTGCGTATATTGTTTTATTCAATTATGCCAGCCAACCTGCTTCACGCTCAGCGCATATTCATATTAATTGGAATACTGTTAAAGCGGGCTTCTCGGCAACTGATACTATTCCTGTTACAAATATTCAGCGAATTTCATTTTCAGGTTTTAGCTCAAGTTATAATGGAAATTCGACACAACCATTGGCACAGGCTGAAGATGGTTATATCCGTGTTACTAACTCCGTGACAACAGGTCCAAATGCTAAACTCACGCTAAAGCGTGTGTCTGTGCCACAGCATAATTATGGTATGTGTACCAGTTATGACGATCATTATGATCTCAATCCGCAGCGATTGGTTGATAATATGCAGGCATTGGGCTATCACGGCTTGATTAATCATTATTGTGGGATGTCTAAATATCCTGAGATGTCATGGAAAAGTGATATCAACAAATGGCAAATTCCAGATACTCTATTGACCAATCAAGCTGTCGTGAATCCTTGTACACGTAAATGGCATGAGCGCTTTTCTCAGGCATTACAGAGTGCTGGTATGCAGCCTGTATTTGGTGTCAGTTTTGAAATGTACTCATTAGGTGCAAATGAGTTTTGGGCGCAACGAGACTGGAATAGTAATTTAGGTCGTACCGGTTATGAACCTCCGAGTTATTTCTTTAGCCCATGTGATCAGCATGCCTTGGCTTATCTGCACAAAGCATTTATTGAGTTTGCCGATACGATGGTTGTCGGTGGCTGTCCCGTGAATATGCAAATTGGTGAACCTTGGTGGTGGTATAACCAAGGCACAGACTTACCTTGTGTTTATGATTATCCGACTAAACTCGCGTTTAACGCAGATACTGGTTTGTATGCACCAGACTTGGGGACGATCTATGACGCAATGCATAAAACGGGGACGCCGTATGATCAGTTTAAAGCATGGTTAAGAAACAAGTTGGGACAAACTTGTCGAGATATTCGAACTGTGGTTAAAACTAAATATCCAAATGCAAAAGTGTGTCCATTAATTTTCTTTCCAACCATTCGGACTCCAATTGAAACTTTAGCAACGGATATTAATTTTCCTAGCGAGCACTACACATATCCAAATTTTGATTACATTATGACAGAAGCTTATGATTGGATTTTGGAAGCACACTTAGATTTAGCCCATCAAGCTGTTGCTGAAATTCCAAGCCAAGATCTGAACTATCCTGCGGATAAAGTGGCTTATTTAGCCGGATTTGTTCCTGATTCTTCGATTGCACATCTGTATGGATTTGATAAAACAAAATCTTATCGAACACCAATTTGGCAGCGTGTTTTTGGGGATATGCAGAATAATAACTCATTAGGGCTGATGAAGCAGCTTATTTGGGCCTATCCTCAAGTCATGCAAGATTCTGTGACGATTGATATAGGTAAGGCACCGAATGGGTTCTTTGTAGAAAATACACTATATGCACCAGTGAACGATAATACACCATACCCACCAGAGATTTATCTATAA
- the gltS gene encoding sodium/glutamate symporter, whose translation MDFILNPTYTLMLAVLVLYVGRILNKHIPFLTKYNIPEPVAGGLVGAIIFYLIHQFAGYTISVNKPMQDTFMLMFFASIGLSANFAKLKEGGKPLIIFLIAISFFVIIQNGVGMTIASLVGLDPLMGVVAGSIALVGGLGTAGAWGPIFETKYAVEGALPMGIASATFGMVVGGLMGGPLARYLIRKHNLASPLNAEIREENKDAPLTDSEYTFEAPQKVRLITADNAIVTLGMFAFALAFAETMKNLTIGTAIELPTFVWALGGGILLRNVLETGLKQEIFDRSIDVFGNTALALFLAMALVSLKLWQLADLAIPMIILLIAQSIAMWVFAVYISFRVMGKNYDSAVLASGLCGFGMGATPNAIANMQAITNMYGPSHKAFLIVPLVGAFFIDLVNVVVIQSILQIFG comes from the coding sequence ATGGATTTCATACTTAATCCAACATATACGCTCATGCTAGCGGTGTTGGTCCTCTATGTAGGACGCATTTTAAATAAGCACATCCCCTTTTTAACCAAATACAATATCCCAGAACCCGTCGCAGGCGGTTTGGTCGGTGCAATTATTTTCTATTTAATTCATCAATTTGCGGGTTATACCATCTCTGTTAATAAGCCAATGCAAGATACTTTCATGCTCATGTTCTTCGCATCGATTGGCTTGAGTGCTAATTTTGCCAAACTTAAGGAAGGTGGCAAGCCCTTAATTATCTTCTTAATTGCGATTTCTTTCTTTGTCATTATTCAAAATGGCGTCGGTATGACAATTGCCTCTCTCGTGGGTCTAGATCCATTAATGGGTGTTGTCGCAGGTTCTATTGCCTTAGTCGGTGGATTAGGTACAGCAGGTGCTTGGGGCCCAATTTTTGAGACTAAATATGCGGTTGAAGGTGCATTACCAATGGGGATTGCAAGTGCAACCTTTGGTATGGTTGTAGGTGGTCTAATGGGCGGCCCATTAGCACGTTATCTTATTCGTAAGCATAATCTGGCGTCGCCTTTAAACGCTGAAATACGCGAAGAGAATAAGGATGCTCCACTTACTGATAGCGAGTACACATTTGAAGCACCACAAAAAGTTCGTTTGATCACAGCGGATAATGCCATTGTCACTTTAGGTATGTTTGCCTTTGCTTTGGCTTTTGCTGAAACCATGAAAAACCTGACGATTGGTACTGCAATTGAATTGCCTACCTTTGTATGGGCATTGGGTGGCGGTATTCTTTTGCGTAATGTCTTAGAAACAGGCTTGAAGCAAGAAATCTTTGATCGTTCGATAGACGTATTTGGTAATACGGCGCTCGCATTATTCTTGGCCATGGCTCTGGTTTCATTGAAATTATGGCAGTTGGCAGATCTTGCGATTCCTATGATCATCTTATTGATTGCTCAGTCTATCGCGATGTGGGTCTTTGCAGTTTATATCTCATTCCGTGTGATGGGGAAAAACTACGATTCAGCAGTACTGGCCTCTGGCCTGTGTGGTTTTGGTATGGGAGCAACACCAAATGCGATTGCGAATATGCAAGCCATTACCAATATGTATGGTCCATCTCACAAAGCCTTTTTAATTGTTCCACTTGTCGGTGCATTCTTTATTGACCTTGTCAACGTTGTTGTCATTCAGAGTATTTTACAAATCTTTGGCTAA
- a CDS encoding metal-dependent hydrolase, which yields MITENHQLKARKVHFDFSESSVCWMPNDPLCSHIANGINMLLPAGEFWFCRVFNKAVPYVTDENLKQEVIGFVRQEAAHARAHEKAQDFLRENGYDIQDPLNRAHFIFNILLGDKPLGIPYLKGEKLDEYWLLFRVGVIAAIEHFTGTIGQWTLDSKSWDTADPAMTDLFRWHLAEEVEHRCVAYDLFEHLLTNKFGFYISRQVIMMGVFPLFIFFLADFARSLGQQDLEHQDIQKLMRRGFFSFIREFEKTATQTDNLPTIKYLWKATLRWTSPKFNPVHEGDTAQALAYMARSPAVQYFEQMTQNSGKTPVAS from the coding sequence ATGATCACAGAGAATCATCAGCTTAAAGCTAGAAAAGTACATTTTGATTTTTCAGAGTCTTCCGTTTGTTGGATGCCAAACGATCCTTTATGCTCTCACATTGCCAATGGCATCAATATGTTGTTACCCGCTGGTGAATTTTGGTTCTGCCGTGTTTTTAATAAGGCAGTACCCTACGTCACTGATGAAAATCTAAAACAAGAAGTGATTGGATTTGTTCGCCAAGAAGCAGCGCATGCGCGTGCACATGAAAAAGCACAAGATTTCTTGAGAGAAAATGGCTATGACATCCAAGACCCGTTAAATCGAGCTCACTTTATTTTTAATATTCTTCTAGGAGACAAGCCTTTAGGTATTCCTTATCTAAAAGGTGAAAAGCTAGATGAGTACTGGTTGTTATTCCGCGTTGGTGTGATCGCCGCGATTGAGCACTTCACTGGAACAATTGGTCAGTGGACACTTGATAGTAAATCATGGGATACAGCAGACCCTGCAATGACCGATTTGTTTCGTTGGCATCTAGCCGAAGAAGTTGAACATCGCTGTGTCGCATATGACCTTTTTGAACATTTACTCACCAACAAGTTCGGCTTTTATATCTCTAGGCAAGTGATCATGATGGGCGTGTTCCCACTGTTCATCTTCTTCCTCGCAGATTTTGCACGCAGCCTTGGTCAACAAGATTTAGAACATCAAGATATTCAAAAACTAATGCGCCGTGGATTCTTTAGCTTTATCCGCGAATTTGAAAAAACAGCGACCCAAACTGACAATCTGCCAACCATTAAATATTTATGGAAAGCAACATTACGTTGGACATCTCCAAAATTTAACCCAGTCCATGAAGGAGATACTGCACAGGCGTTGGCTTATATGGCCCGCTCACCAGCAGTACAGTATTTTGAGCAAATGACACAAAATTCAGGCAAGACACCTGTAGCAAGTTAA
- a CDS encoding ABC transporter ATP-binding protein has translation MLQWFEKLVDPYPTKDLNKPLPTTFFAFVWQSTKGIRPYLFILIACTAAAASFEALFFSYIGKLVDWLAQSQPSTFLENNQQNLTILISILFANIFFVSLQSVVKHQVLFSNFPMRMRWRFHNLLLQQSLEFFHTDFAGRLSAKVMQTALAVREFWMILGDMLVYVLIYFITISVVLGSISPVLIIPLMLWLVFFIVIASYFIPRLGKISKKQADSRAVMTGRITDAYTNIQTVKLFAHAGRESQYAKESMQEFMVTVYKQMRLGVKYEISIRLLSAFLYIGVIGTSVWLWTQGQAAIGVIAATTAMVLKLDSMAEFLMWHVTMLFENVGTIQDGMTTLGKQIQIQDKKDATELKVQRGEIRFEDVSFAYNQKNVIEHFNLTIKPGEKIGVVGRSGAGKSTLIQLLLHFYNINQGRILIDGQNIHDVTQDSLRANIALVTQDTSLLHRTVAENIKYGRPNATEAEVELAVKKARAEEFIPQLTDQKGRVGFDAYVGERGVKLSGGQRQRIAISRVFLKDAPILILDEATSALDSEVEAAIQSSLNDLMVGKTVIAIAHRLSTIAQMDRLIVLDQGRIAEQGTHEELIANDGLYAQLWKRQTGGFLVEQRVTQDTE, from the coding sequence ATGCTGCAATGGTTTGAAAAATTAGTTGATCCCTATCCAACGAAAGACTTAAACAAACCATTACCAACTACTTTCTTTGCTTTCGTTTGGCAATCAACCAAAGGTATCCGCCCTTATCTATTTATTTTGATTGCGTGTACCGCAGCTGCGGCCAGTTTTGAAGCACTATTTTTTTCTTATATTGGAAAATTGGTCGATTGGCTGGCGCAAAGCCAACCCAGCACATTCCTAGAAAACAACCAACAGAACCTCACTATCCTTATTAGCATTCTTTTTGCAAATATCTTCTTTGTCAGCCTGCAATCTGTGGTCAAACATCAAGTTTTGTTTAGTAATTTCCCAATGCGCATGCGTTGGCGCTTCCATAACTTGTTATTACAACAGAGCCTAGAATTTTTCCATACTGACTTCGCAGGTCGCCTTTCAGCCAAGGTGATGCAAACAGCTTTGGCTGTACGCGAATTCTGGATGATTTTAGGCGATATGCTGGTTTATGTACTGATCTACTTCATTACCATTAGTGTGGTCTTGGGATCAATTTCTCCTGTACTAATTATTCCCTTAATGTTGTGGCTGGTTTTTTTCATTGTAATTGCCAGCTATTTTATCCCCCGTTTAGGTAAAATTTCCAAAAAACAAGCAGATTCACGTGCTGTCATGACAGGTCGTATAACCGATGCTTATACCAATATCCAAACTGTAAAACTTTTTGCGCATGCAGGCCGTGAAAGCCAATATGCCAAAGAATCCATGCAAGAGTTTATGGTGACGGTTTATAAGCAAATGCGTTTAGGGGTCAAATACGAAATCAGCATTCGGTTACTCAGTGCATTTCTATACATTGGTGTGATTGGCACTTCTGTTTGGTTATGGACACAAGGGCAAGCAGCGATTGGGGTAATTGCAGCCACTACAGCAATGGTACTGAAGCTAGACAGTATGGCTGAGTTTTTAATGTGGCATGTCACCATGTTGTTTGAAAATGTCGGTACCATTCAGGATGGTATGACAACTCTAGGTAAACAGATCCAAATTCAAGACAAGAAAGATGCGACTGAATTAAAAGTTCAACGTGGTGAAATCCGATTCGAGGACGTTAGCTTTGCTTATAACCAAAAAAATGTCATTGAGCATTTTAATCTGACCATCAAACCTGGTGAAAAAATTGGTGTTGTTGGGCGTTCTGGTGCTGGTAAATCAACACTAATCCAATTACTACTACATTTTTACAATATCAACCAAGGTCGTATTTTGATTGATGGTCAAAATATTCATGATGTTACTCAAGACAGCTTACGCGCCAATATTGCATTAGTCACGCAAGATACTTCGTTACTACATCGTACTGTAGCTGAAAATATTAAATACGGTCGTCCAAATGCGACTGAAGCTGAAGTCGAGCTCGCGGTGAAAAAAGCCAGAGCAGAAGAGTTCATTCCACAACTGACAGATCAAAAAGGTCGTGTTGGATTTGATGCCTACGTTGGTGAACGTGGTGTGAAGCTTTCTGGTGGACAGCGTCAACGTATTGCGATATCGCGTGTTTTCCTCAAAGATGCACCGATTCTCATCCTCGATGAAGCAACCAGTGCACTTGATTCAGAAGTCGAAGCAGCGATTCAAAGTAGTTTAAATGACTTGATGGTTGGCAAAACAGTCATTGCAATTGCGCACCGTTTATCTACTATTGCTCAAATGGATCGCCTTATTGTCCTTGATCAAGGTCGAATTGCTGAACAAGGAACACATGAGGAATTGATTGCTAATGATGGCTTGTATGCACAATTATGGAAACGCCAAACAGGTGGTTTTTTAGTTGAACAGCGAGTGACTCAGGACACAGAATAA
- a CDS encoding MaoC family dehydratase — MLYLEDLNIGDRFSSREYEMTLEEVKQFAGQYDPQPFHLDEQAAAEHPIFQGLAASGWHTSAVTMRLWTECFPVAGGLLGTESSLRWPRPTRVGDKIHVEIEITAIVPSKTKNDRGIVSYVTQALNQYGDVLLISTTKIMVFRKPT, encoded by the coding sequence ATGTTGTATTTAGAAGACTTAAATATTGGTGATCGTTTTAGCAGCCGCGAATATGAAATGACACTTGAAGAAGTGAAACAATTTGCAGGTCAATACGATCCTCAGCCGTTTCATTTAGATGAACAGGCAGCAGCAGAACATCCTATCTTTCAAGGATTAGCCGCGAGCGGTTGGCATACTTCTGCGGTGACCATGCGTTTATGGACGGAATGTTTTCCCGTTGCAGGTGGTCTGTTAGGCACTGAATCAAGCTTACGCTGGCCTCGCCCAACCCGTGTTGGCGATAAAATTCATGTAGAAATTGAAATTACTGCAATTGTGCCATCTAAAACTAAAAATGATCGTGGTATCGTCAGCTACGTAACACAAGCTTTGAACCAATATGGTGATGTGCTATTAATATCAACAACCAAAATTATGGTCTTTAGAAAACCAACTTGA
- a CDS encoding AraC family transcriptional regulator has protein sequence MKTTSTRQDQGIPGVYGLLLLDVVSRWGYSDETLFAPFHLTSEQLADPNYRIPTPIANELVKHSLRLTGESTLGFHLGTQMRISIHGFIGYAIMTAHDITDAIALASRFIQLRLPFLQLYFSTFGPKATLQLQCDIEVEPLRTEIILGLTIGIMTMAKALTGIDDLSGEVDLDFAEPAGFEKYKDRLTSTVRFNQPHLISSFDKKYLGLKMVNADPIASQIAINQCETELSALGERRRLAMRVRDILTNSEQHYLSIESVAERLHMSDRTLKRQLAAEGTSFSTLVDEVRYRHATSLLSRTDYSLEQIADELGYSDVANFSRAFKRWSGRSPSNWRKDPYL, from the coding sequence ATGAAAACAACCTCAACTCGTCAAGATCAAGGAATACCAGGCGTCTATGGCTTATTGCTGTTAGATGTAGTTTCTCGCTGGGGATATAGCGATGAAACATTGTTTGCACCGTTTCACTTAACCAGCGAACAACTGGCTGATCCGAACTATCGAATTCCAACACCGATTGCGAATGAATTGGTGAAACACTCTTTGCGCCTTACAGGTGAAAGTACACTGGGCTTTCATCTAGGTACGCAGATGCGTATTTCCATTCATGGCTTTATTGGCTATGCCATTATGACGGCGCATGACATTACCGATGCTATTGCTCTGGCAAGCCGTTTCATTCAGTTACGCCTTCCCTTTTTACAGCTCTATTTCTCTACCTTTGGTCCTAAAGCAACCTTACAGCTACAATGTGATATTGAAGTTGAGCCATTGCGTACAGAAATTATTTTAGGCTTAACCATTGGTATTATGACCATGGCCAAAGCCTTAACCGGAATTGATGACCTTAGCGGTGAGGTTGATCTGGACTTTGCTGAACCTGCTGGCTTTGAAAAATATAAAGATCGATTAACCAGTACAGTACGCTTTAATCAGCCCCATCTGATTTCTAGCTTTGATAAAAAATATCTTGGCTTAAAAATGGTCAATGCAGATCCCATTGCCAGCCAGATTGCCATTAACCAATGCGAAACAGAGCTCTCTGCACTGGGCGAGCGTCGTCGTTTAGCAATGCGCGTACGTGATATTTTAACCAATTCAGAGCAGCATTATCTCAGCATTGAAAGCGTGGCTGAGCGTTTACATATGTCGGATCGCACCTTGAAACGCCAACTTGCTGCGGAAGGTACATCCTTCTCAACCCTCGTCGATGAGGTGCGTTACCGTCATGCAACCTCTTTGCTGTCTCGAACCGATTATAGTTTGGAGCAAATTGCAGATGAACTCGGTTACTCCGATGTCGCGAATTTCAGCCGAGCATTTAAGCGCTGGAGTGGTCGTAGCCCAAGTAACTGGCGTAAAGACCCTTACTTATAA
- the gcvH gene encoding glycine cleavage system protein GcvH, with the protein MNHPAELKYARTHEWVRIEGDLVITGITDHAQDELGDLVYVETPEVGSHVTATEQAGIVESVKTASDIHAPVSGTVVEVNTDLEDDPDFVNDEPYGKGWIYKIKPDNMADVEKLLSNSEYESGL; encoded by the coding sequence ATGAATCATCCAGCAGAATTGAAATATGCACGTACGCATGAGTGGGTAAGAATTGAGGGCGACCTCGTTATTACAGGGATTACTGACCATGCACAAGATGAGTTGGGTGATTTAGTCTATGTGGAAACGCCTGAAGTGGGTAGCCATGTCACCGCAACTGAACAAGCTGGCATTGTTGAATCTGTGAAAACAGCCTCTGATATTCACGCACCTGTTTCTGGAACCGTGGTTGAAGTGAATACTGACCTTGAAGATGATCCTGATTTTGTCAATGACGAGCCTTATGGTAAGGGTTGGATCTATAAGATTAAGCCAGACAATATGGCTGATGTTGAAAAATTGCTTTCGAATAGCGAATACGAATCAGGTTTATAA